Within Cucumis melo cultivar AY chromosome 4, USDA_Cmelo_AY_1.0, whole genome shotgun sequence, the genomic segment GCCACGTCAACTCACAAATTGCATTCCCAAATACAACGGTCGATCATGAGTCAAACTATAGTCAAACCTCTCAATCTTTGTTTTCATCAATTATTCTACACTTCTTtccttaaaaaaattaattcactttcatatatatatatattttctggGTTCTCAAAAAAAGaggaaataattaaaaaaaaaagaaaaagaaaaaaagaaagtcgGATTCAAGAGATATATCCATCGCGATCTGATTAGTTCACACTCTCATGCTCCCGCCATTTCCTTTCCTCTCCACGGATCCAGTAAGCTTTTCCCTTCCCTCAACAACTCTCTTCGCTTCTTCAACTACTCCTGCCATTCCTAATCTTGGTACGTTTCCACTAGATCCATTCCCTACTTTTTCCATTAATTTTTTCAGTTCGTATTATTTATCTTTGTTGATGCGTGCATATCGATGGATTTGGATTTGGATTTGGATTTGGATTTGGATTTGAAATTACCTCGATCTTTATTTCTTCTTCCGTTTTTGTATAATTTGAATTCTCAACGAGCCTGCTTGTAGatgtgttcttttttctttcggAGTTTTGGTGGTTTAGTTGCGAAGAGTTGGAAGTTGAATGCATTTCACGGTTTAGATGTCGTTATTTAATTGCGTTTATTGCTGTTTCTATGCATGTTAATGTGTGGTGAGTAACTATGAAGAGTTTATTTACTCTGGTCCTACCATTCTTAAatgtttcatgtttttttttttttttttgttgaagtGGATCTAAATCCAACCGTGTGGTTTTGTTTCTCATGTCTAAGAAACAAGAAAATACATCGAATTCCCGTTGCATTTCATCATGAAAAGAAGTAGAGTGTCATGATTATCAATTGAAATTAGAATTTACTGATGTTTTGTGTTTGGGAAAGAGTGGATTATTGATTTTATGGTGTTTTGTGTAGGATTTGAAACCGATATTTATGGGAGCTTTGTAGAGATAGCTTTTTACGAGGGCCGGGTAGGCTGACCCAACAATGCAAGACCTTAGAGCCAAAATCAGAATTGCTGTTCTTATAGCTGTGACCGTATGGATCAGCCTTGCTGCTACATATGGAATTTTAAAACCAATTTCTAATGGTTGTATTATGACATACATGTATCCAACATATATTCCAATTTCTTCACCTGTGGGATTACTGTCAGAAAAGTATGGGGTGTATTTATATCATGAAGGATGGAAAAAGATTGATTTCAAGGAACATCTTAAGAAACTTAATGGAGTTCCAGTTCTTTTCATTCCAGGAAATGGAGGTAGCTACAAGCAGGCAaggtcttcttcttccttctctgcttcttcttctacttttataatatgaatttctCTGACTCTATATCCCTTATGTATTTGATAGTCAGAAATTAATTATAAGTCTCATTTTTTTCTAATCTGTAAATGGTAGttatgattttcttttggaaattTTCTTGATTACAGGTGCGATCCTTGGCAGCTGAGTCTGATAGGGCTTACCAAGGAGGCCCTCTTGAGCAAACTTTTTATCAGGAGGCTTCCATAGGCAAGGTGGAGGGCGAGGCAGACACTAATTTGGATGGCTTTCAGTTGCCAGATCACTACACTCGTAGGTTGGATTGGTTTGCAGTGGATCTTGAAGGGGAACATTCTGCAATGGATGGTGGTATACTTGAAGAACATGCAGAATATGTAGTACACACCATCCACAGGGTATTTACTCTTAAAGTTTTGTCATGTCTAACAGATTACATCATTTCAAgattttttcctcttttccaTCATAGTAAAAGGGGAGGGGAGGGGGTGGGTGCATGGATGTGTTATATGGTAGGAAGAAGTATTATTCTATTATTCACTCATTGGTCATTAGCACGTTCATCATTGATGGCACTCATTTGTTATTTTCTGGGCTTCTCCATCCATTCCAGAAAATTTAGTTGGAAAAGGGACAATGgatcttttaaaataatgtaaGTGGCGGGATAGTCTCAAATGGATGTATCAAAATATCTATAGAATATTTCCTTTTGTTTAAGTTTAGCTTGCTGATTTTGTCGTGCAGTCATCATAATTGACTTTAATCGAGATGTTAGGTCATTCCTGTCAATTCTGTTATGCAAGAATAATGCAAatagtattttctttttccgtctatttctatttttttaatgtaatgGTTTTGTGTTGTGGATTTGTGCAGTGAGTCTTTTGTTAAATTCTCCACTTGGTTACCAATCTACCTTGTTTTGTGTGCAGATCTTAGATCAATATAAAGAATCTTTTGATGCCCGAGCTAAAGAAGGTGCTGCTAACTCTGCAAGTATACCTAGAAGTGTGATATTGGTTGGTCATTCGATGGGCGGGTTTGTTGCTAGAGCTGCAGTTGTGCATCCAAGACTTAGAAAATCAGCCGTTGAAACAGTTCTTACTCTTTCTAGCCCTCATCAGTAAGTTACACCTACATAATACTGAGAACATTTTGGGTTTGTTAATTTTGTGCTTCATCTGGTTTTCACATATTTTTCAGATCACCTCCTCTAGCACTGCAACCATCTTTGGGTCGGTATTTCAATCGTGTAAATCAGGAATGGAGGAAGGGCTATGAGGTTCAATTAACTCGCAGTGGGTATTTTGCATCTGATCCTCCACTTTCACATGTTGTGGTAGTTTCAATTTCCGGGGGTTATAATGATTACCAGGTATGTTTGCAGCCAGTTAATGCATTGTGGAATCTTTTTCTTGATTAAACTACAATTTGGTCTTTTAGGTTCTATGGAAAAGACAACATTTTTTTCTCATGCATATGTGGTTTGaatattcattaaaaaaatgcGTATTTGGCTTTAATACATAGAATCtatcattattttttctttatattcAACGCATGCTGATCTATCCTGTCTACAGGTAAGGTCAAAGTTAGAATCCCTGGATGGGATTATTCCTCCTACACATGGCTTTATGATCAGCAGTACAGGTGTTAAAAATGTGTGGTTATCAATGGAACATCAGGCGATTTTATGGTGTAATCAACTAGTTATACAGGTGAGTGAAATTTCTATTTGAGTTTGAAACTTTGCAACTGTATAAGCTGCCTTTAAATTGTTCTGAAAGTTTTCTTTCTTGTCTAGGTGTCACACACCCTTCTTAGTTTGGTAGACTCTAGTACAGGCCAACCATTTTCAGCCACTCGAAAAAGACTCACTGTATTGACAAGAATGCTGCATAGTGGAATACCACAGAGTTTCAATTGGAGGACCCTGTCACACACTTCTCAACAAATTGCTCATTTTCCAGCTAAAAACGGGGAAGATGCATCTGGTAGTCTATCATATTATTTTTGTGTTTGCACATTGATGTTGATGCTTGTTGTTCCTTATAACATTCTATTCCAATGCATGAATCAAATTATTAGTTATCGCATGCATCAAGATAGTGTttgggaaaaagaaaacaagttcACTCTCCATTGCCTTCAATTCATGGATCTATATACGTAGTTGGGCTCTATACTCTTGCATGCAAGAGGTTTTATCTTGGTCTTGTCTATAAGAATTTTTTGTTATCTTGGATAGGATCTGTGGTTATAAATTAAAAGACAGAATCAGGATCAACGTTTCATGAATTCATTAGCTTTTCTTTAAAGtttcaatattaaaaaaaagttgtcTAATACAACCTCTGTATTTAGAAGAATGATTGCAATCATGATATATTGCAGGATCTGTGGTTTCATCTCCATATGCTTGTCCCAAAAATGTCCATTGGAGTGATGATGGCCTAGAAAGGGACCTATATATTCAAACGAGTACTGTCACTGTTTTAGCCATGGATGGTCGCAGGCGGTGGTTGGATTTGGAGAAACTGGTTAGCTTCGGTTACAATTACATCTCAATCTTGAGAATTTTTACTCAACATGTTGTTTCATGTCTTGCATGAAATCATATATTTCCTGATGTGAGGTCAGTCCTACTAGGCATTAGTTACTAAACCCTTACAGGAGTAAATTTTATACATCAATGAAATTTGTTTCTTATGAATTTGAAAAAAGCTCTTATAAGCTGAAGCATTGGGATGTAGTTTAACTAACTTTGTTAACTTTGCTATCGCTCAATACAATTAAGTTCGAGGCTTTTCCCCCCTTCTAAATCTCATTTAACCCTAATTTGCCAATCTTCCCTCCCATTGGTTTGACGATATTTATtattggttttattttattccTTGGGTACAGGATCTAAACTTTTGTTTTCTGTAGGGGTCAAGTGGCAAAAGCCACTTTATATTTGTAACAAACCTGTTACCATGTTCTGGGGTCAGGCTTCATCTTTGGCCTGAAAAGGGAAAGTCTGTTAGCTTACCTTTAAGTAAAAGGGTTCTTGAAGTGACCTCGAAGATGGTGCAAATTCCTTCAGGACCAGCACCGAGACAGGTACTAGTTTTGTTTATATTGtggatttttctcttctttggcATCTTTGTACTCGTGGACTAGACATATGACTGTCTAGGATCTTATTCTTCCATTGATCTGTGCCATGCTTGTTTAGATTGAACCTGGGAGTCAGACTGAACAAGCTTCTCCTTCTGCTGTATTGATGTTGGGACCTGAGGATATGCATGGCTTCAAATTTATTACAATTTCAGTTGCACCTAGACCGGTATTGATCTTCATTCTTCACTCAGTCATTTAAGTTCATCCTTTCTACTTCCATAAAAAGAATAGACATCTAGTCTTATAAAAGAAGATTAGTCTTTACGATTTTTCCTCTTGCTACAATAAGCTTCTGAATTGGTTTTTCTTCAGATGTATTTTTCCTTTCTCATAGATTAAGGTTGGAATGCTTACAACCTAACAAATTGGTTTCTTCTTTGTACAGTTTTATGGCGTGTGAATTGTACTTTACATTTTGTAAATAAGCAAAATTagcttatttatttatttttaaagagCATTGTGTAGAAGTTAGTGTATGTATTGTAACTATTTTGATGGTCAGACTGTTTCAGGCAGACCTCCACCTGCAGTTTCCATGGCAGTTGGGCAATTCTTTAATCCCGATGCAGGGAGGGTGAAAATCTCACCTTGGTCGATGCTTCTTCCCAAGTACTATAATGATGTAAATACCTCATGAAATGCTTTCTTTAAGTGCTCCAATCACTCTGTATCAACTTGATGACTAgactattttaaaattaattgtgCTATAGGACATATTTGTGAAGGAGGATCATTCTCTAGTAATGAATTTATCATTCCCCATTAGCTTAGGACTTCTTCCAGTCACCTTGCAACTTGAGACAACTGGTTGTGGAATTAAGAGTTCTGGTTTTTCAGATGATCAAGCTGAAGATATCGAAAACAATAGTAAGTTCAATACTTTTTTTGCATATATTATGACTTATGCCA encodes:
- the LOC103503813 gene encoding uncharacterized protein LOC103503813 isoform X2 encodes the protein MQDLRAKIRIAVLIAVTVWISLAATYGILKPISNGCIMTYMYPTYIPISSPVGLLSEKYGVYLYHEGWKKIDFKEHLKKLNGVPVLFIPGNGGSYKQVRSLAAESDRAYQGGPLEQTFYQEASIGKVEGEADTNLDGFQLPDHYTRRLDWFAVDLEGEHSAMDGGILEEHAEYVVHTIHRILDQYKESFDARAKEGAANSASIPRSVILVGHSMGGFVARAAVVHPRLRKSAVETVLTLSSPHQSPPLALQPSLGRYFNRVNQEWRKGYEVQLTRSGYFASDPPLSHVVVVSISGGYNDYQVRSKLESLDGIIPPTHGFMISSTGVKNVWLSMEHQAILWCNQLVIQVSHTLLSLVDSSTGQPFSATRKRLTVLTRMLHSGIPQSFNWRTLSHTSQQIAHFPAKNGEDASGSVVSSPYACPKNVHWSDDGLERDLYIQTSTVTVLAMDGRRRWLDLEKLGSSGKSHFIFVTNLLPCSGVRLHLWPEKGKSVSLPLSKRVLEVTSKMVQIPSGPAPRQIEPGSQTEQASPSAVLMLGPEDMHGFKFITISVAPRPTVSGRPPPAVSMAVGQFFNPDAGRVKISPWSMLLPKYYNDDIFVKEDHSLVMNLSFPISLGLLPVTLQLETTGCGIKSSGFSDDQAEDIENNRLCRLRCFPPVALAWDEISGLHIFPNLQSETILVDSAPALWSSSAGSEKTTVLLLVDPHCSYKTSIVVSLSAAAGRFLLLYNSQIVGFCIVVIFFALMRQAQAWNHDFPIPSMLAAVESNLRIPFPFFYLVIVPILLSLFLSLLTSQPLPPLTIFTTVSVVCYSFANATVITVILVSQLIFYVMAVVHVFIKTRWQVWEGNVGFVLFGWFGKLFSCFQLSKVIRVLGVNPLLATALSAISLACFIHPAMGLFLLLGFHAFCCHNALSSHVRSKKLQGGNGSQQSTFPLTDKLNLKESIEDNLSTSPGSAKSYGETQLEIFHHCHGLLILHLVAAIMFAPSLVAWLQRIGTNQSFPWLLDSFLCIGVILHGVCNSKPEFNSYLFSFFGLSRTEIRLDFIYLVAGYYSYMCSLALSPYKVFYAMATIGAFSLTSRILQKRIREKLEPHFGGRKHSHRH
- the LOC103503813 gene encoding uncharacterized protein LOC103503813 isoform X3 is translated as MDGGILEEHAEYVVHTIHRILDQYKESFDARAKEGAANSASIPRSVILVGHSMGGFVARAAVVHPRLRKSAVETVLTLSSPHQSPPLALQPSLGRYFNRVNQEWRKGYEVQLTRSGYFASDPPLSHVVVVSISGGYNDYQVRSKLESLDGIIPPTHGFMISSTGVKNVWLSMEHQAILWCNQLVIQVSHTLLSLVDSSTGQPFSATRKRLTVLTRMLHSGIPQSFNWRTLSHTSQQIAHFPAKNGEDASGSVVSSPYACPKNVHWSDDGLERDLYIQTSTVTVLAMDGRRRWLDLEKLGSSGKSHFIFVTNLLPCSGVRLHLWPEKGKSVSLPLSKRVLEVTSKMVQIPSGPAPRQIEPGSQTEQASPSAVLMLGPEDMHGFKFITISVAPRPTVSGRPPPAVSMAVGQFFNPDAGRVKISPWSMLLPKYYNDDIFVKEDHSLVMNLSFPISLGLLPVTLQLETTGCGIKSSGFSDDQAEDIENNRLCRLRCFPPVALAWDEISGLHIFPNLQSETILVDSAPALWSSSAGSEKTTVLLLVDPHCSYKTSIVVSLSAAAGRFLLLYNSQIVGFCIVVIFFALMRQAQAWNHDFPIPSMLAAVESNLRIPFPFFYLVIVPILLSLFLSLLTSQPLPPLTIFTTVSVVCYSFANATVITVILVSQLIFYVMAVVHVFIKTRWQVWEGNVGFVLFGWFGKLFSCFQLSKVIRVLGVNPLLATALSAISLACFIHPAMGLFLLLGFHAFCCHNALSRYFHVRSKKLQGGNGSQQSTFPLTDKLNLKESIEDNLSTSPGSAKSYGETQLEIFHHCHGLLILHLVAAIMFAPSLVAWLQRIGTNQSFPWLLDSFLCIGVILHGVCNSKPEFNSYLFSFFGLSRTEIRLDFIYLVAGYYSYMCSLALSPYKVFYAMATIGAFSLTSRILQKRIREKLEPHFGGRKHSHRH
- the LOC103503813 gene encoding uncharacterized protein LOC103503813 isoform X1 encodes the protein MQDLRAKIRIAVLIAVTVWISLAATYGILKPISNGCIMTYMYPTYIPISSPVGLLSEKYGVYLYHEGWKKIDFKEHLKKLNGVPVLFIPGNGGSYKQVRSLAAESDRAYQGGPLEQTFYQEASIGKVEGEADTNLDGFQLPDHYTRRLDWFAVDLEGEHSAMDGGILEEHAEYVVHTIHRILDQYKESFDARAKEGAANSASIPRSVILVGHSMGGFVARAAVVHPRLRKSAVETVLTLSSPHQSPPLALQPSLGRYFNRVNQEWRKGYEVQLTRSGYFASDPPLSHVVVVSISGGYNDYQVRSKLESLDGIIPPTHGFMISSTGVKNVWLSMEHQAILWCNQLVIQVSHTLLSLVDSSTGQPFSATRKRLTVLTRMLHSGIPQSFNWRTLSHTSQQIAHFPAKNGEDASGSVVSSPYACPKNVHWSDDGLERDLYIQTSTVTVLAMDGRRRWLDLEKLGSSGKSHFIFVTNLLPCSGVRLHLWPEKGKSVSLPLSKRVLEVTSKMVQIPSGPAPRQIEPGSQTEQASPSAVLMLGPEDMHGFKFITISVAPRPTVSGRPPPAVSMAVGQFFNPDAGRVKISPWSMLLPKYYNDDIFVKEDHSLVMNLSFPISLGLLPVTLQLETTGCGIKSSGFSDDQAEDIENNRLCRLRCFPPVALAWDEISGLHIFPNLQSETILVDSAPALWSSSAGSEKTTVLLLVDPHCSYKTSIVVSLSAAAGRFLLLYNSQIVGFCIVVIFFALMRQAQAWNHDFPIPSMLAAVESNLRIPFPFFYLVIVPILLSLFLSLLTSQPLPPLTIFTTVSVVCYSFANATVITVILVSQLIFYVMAVVHVFIKTRWQVWEGNVGFVLFGWFGKLFSCFQLSKVIRVLGVNPLLATALSAISLACFIHPAMGLFLLLGFHAFCCHNALSRYFHVRSKKLQGGNGSQQSTFPLTDKLNLKESIEDNLSTSPGSAKSYGETQLEIFHHCHGLLILHLVAAIMFAPSLVAWLQRIGTNQSFPWLLDSFLCIGVILHGVCNSKPEFNSYLFSFFGLSRTEIRLDFIYLVAGYYSYMCSLALSPYKVFYAMATIGAFSLTSRILQKRIREKLEPHFGGRKHSHRH